A genomic window from Sulfurospirillum diekertiae includes:
- a CDS encoding M16 family metallopeptidase: protein MSQEISQINVNGVEIPIVFEKDASLPLASVQLVVKNAGSMEDGTNEGIAKFLAGMLGEGTKEMGATAFAEELEFRAISLDAHAGVETMVFEASALKEQFPYALEMMKKLLKSPNFSKESFDKIKLLTLGMLSNKESDFDYIANLNLQKLIFENTPFAHAYSGDVKSIKALKLKDVENFYKERINLESLIIVAGGDIELDELKKMLLPVLAEIKHGKRTTTPYFDANKNAKELIVHKESEQAYIYFGAPFYMKSGDPETYKAKVASFILGESGFGSRLMEEIRVKRGLAYSSYSRTSVGKSSSSFTGHLQTKNENLDEAKKLVGEEIKRFVDQGATEEELAQAKRFLLGSEPLRNETLSQRLSRAFFEYYSGFELGYSKKQLEKIEKLSLEDLNSFIKKHDEITALSFSVVTKREKP from the coding sequence ATTAGTCAAATCAATGTTAATGGTGTTGAAATTCCTATCGTATTTGAAAAGGATGCTTCACTCCCTCTCGCTTCAGTACAACTTGTCGTTAAAAATGCAGGTAGCATGGAAGATGGTACGAATGAAGGTATTGCCAAGTTTTTAGCAGGAATGTTGGGTGAAGGCACCAAAGAGATGGGAGCAACGGCGTTTGCAGAAGAGCTTGAGTTTCGTGCTATTTCATTAGATGCTCATGCGGGTGTTGAAACAATGGTCTTTGAAGCTTCAGCACTTAAAGAACAGTTTCCCTATGCTTTGGAAATGATGAAAAAACTTCTCAAAAGTCCAAATTTTAGTAAAGAGAGCTTTGATAAAATCAAGCTTCTTACCCTTGGAATGCTCTCTAACAAAGAGAGTGATTTTGACTACATCGCCAATCTCAATCTTCAAAAACTCATTTTTGAAAACACCCCCTTTGCTCATGCGTACAGCGGTGATGTTAAAAGTATTAAGGCGCTCAAACTCAAAGATGTTGAAAACTTTTACAAAGAACGCATTAACCTAGAGAGCTTGATTATCGTTGCGGGTGGTGATATTGAACTGGACGAGCTTAAAAAAATGCTTTTACCCGTATTGGCTGAAATCAAGCATGGAAAACGAACGACGACACCATACTTTGATGCTAATAAAAATGCTAAAGAGCTGATTGTTCATAAAGAGAGTGAACAAGCTTACATTTACTTTGGAGCACCTTTTTATATGAAAAGTGGTGACCCTGAAACCTATAAAGCTAAAGTTGCAAGTTTCATCTTAGGTGAGAGTGGTTTTGGAAGTCGTTTAATGGAAGAGATACGTGTTAAACGTGGACTTGCGTATTCAAGCTACAGCCGAACCAGTGTAGGAAAATCAAGCAGTAGTTTTACAGGACACCTTCAAACCAAAAATGAGAACTTGGACGAGGCTAAAAAGCTTGTTGGCGAAGAGATTAAACGCTTTGTAGATCAAGGGGCAACGGAAGAAGAGTTAGCACAAGCGAAACGCTTTTTACTTGGTTCTGAGCCACTTCGCAATGAAACGCTCTCACAACGACTTTCTCGTGCTTTCTTTGAGTATTATAGTGGATTTGAGTTAGGGTATTCTAAAAAACAGCTTGAAAAAATTGAAAAGTTAA